A stretch of Cystobacter ferrugineus DNA encodes these proteins:
- a CDS encoding DUF4215 domain-containing protein has product MMNTSRTPRLSVLLLATLFSSLVACGIREPDADDGPPSNHLAASTPLVGGASDTDAGPTPDDPDASTPLDGGATSCGDGLKQTEEACDDGNTTAGDGCSATCALEPGWSCPSAGRPCLAALCGDQLIAGDEECEDGNVLSGDGCSNECRLESGYKCDTIGEPCVRTVCGDQVAEGAEQCDDGNNDMGDGCSPLCVREPRCSNGMCQAVCGDGMMIPGDTTEECDDGNTRANDGCSPDCKFEEGFLCQSTEQSPPDKVEIPIVYRDFRGYNLPASGGLPRGHIDFENANGSERGIVASLLGYDGKPMYAKTNVSSSTTHGKAAFDQWYRDVSNINMTLVQTLSLMRQPNGSYRFEDTSFFPLDNAGWVAWGQEPLRNGNDGVAHNFSFTSETRYWFEYKGNEVLEFFGDDDVWVFINGRLALDLGGVHGPESGSINLSQKAAALGLERGRIYEVAVFQAERHTTGSSYQLTLNNFTTKRTQCLRLCGNGVIDLGEQCDDGNNTSNDGCSATCLLEVR; this is encoded by the coding sequence ATGATGAATACATCCAGAACACCGCGGCTCTCGGTCCTCTTGTTGGCGACACTCTTCTCGTCACTCGTGGCTTGCGGAATCCGTGAACCGGACGCGGATGACGGCCCGCCCTCGAACCATCTCGCGGCCTCCACTCCCCTCGTTGGCGGCGCCTCGGACACGGACGCCGGCCCGACCCCGGACGACCCCGATGCCTCCACGCCCCTCGATGGCGGCGCCACCTCGTGTGGTGATGGCCTGAAACAAACCGAGGAGGCCTGTGACGACGGCAACACGACCGCTGGCGACGGATGTTCCGCCACCTGCGCCCTGGAGCCGGGTTGGAGCTGCCCGTCCGCTGGTAGGCCCTGCCTCGCCGCGCTGTGTGGTGATCAGCTCATCGCCGGTGACGAGGAGTGCGAGGACGGCAATGTCCTCTCGGGAGACGGCTGCAGCAACGAGTGCCGCCTCGAGTCCGGATACAAGTGTGACACCATCGGCGAGCCGTGCGTCCGCACCGTTTGCGGCGATCAGGTGGCCGAGGGAGCGGAGCAGTGCGACGATGGCAACAACGACATGGGTGACGGGTGCTCCCCCCTGTGCGTGCGCGAGCCCCGGTGCTCCAACGGAATGTGCCAGGCGGTGTGCGGAGACGGCATGATGATCCCCGGCGATACCACCGAGGAGTGCGATGACGGCAACACCCGCGCCAACGACGGCTGCTCTCCGGATTGCAAGTTCGAGGAGGGATTCCTCTGCCAGTCCACCGAGCAGAGCCCTCCCGACAAGGTGGAAATCCCCATCGTCTACCGCGACTTCCGCGGCTACAACCTGCCGGCCAGCGGCGGCCTGCCGCGCGGCCACATCGACTTCGAGAACGCCAACGGCTCGGAGAGGGGCATCGTGGCCAGCCTCCTGGGCTACGACGGCAAACCCATGTACGCGAAGACCAACGTCTCCTCCTCCACCACCCACGGCAAGGCCGCGTTCGATCAATGGTACCGGGACGTGTCGAACATCAACATGACGCTGGTCCAGACGCTCTCCCTGATGCGCCAGCCGAACGGTTCATACCGGTTCGAGGACACGAGCTTCTTCCCGCTCGACAACGCGGGCTGGGTCGCCTGGGGCCAGGAACCCCTGCGCAATGGCAACGACGGAGTCGCCCACAACTTCAGCTTCACGAGCGAGACGCGCTACTGGTTCGAGTACAAGGGGAACGAGGTGCTCGAGTTCTTCGGTGACGATGATGTGTGGGTATTCATCAACGGCCGGCTCGCACTCGACCTGGGCGGCGTGCATGGCCCGGAATCAGGCAGCATCAATCTCTCCCAGAAGGCCGCCGCGCTGGGCCTGGAGCGGGGGCGCATCTACGAGGTCGCGGTGTTCCAGGCCGAGCGCCACACCACGGGATCCTCGTACCAGCTCACGCTCAACAACTTCACCACGAAGCGCACCCAGTGCCTGCGCCTGTGTGGCAACGGCGTCATCGACTTGGGAGAGCAATGTGATGATGGCAACAACACCTCCAACGACGGCTGCAGTGCCACCTGTCTGCTGGAAGTAAGATGA
- a CDS encoding M13 family metallopeptidase, whose translation MTLQKRRLPGTKRVVLTTSAAAWLAACATSAPLDKTPASSQVKPPAAATPPARSPKPTYGSFGVDTAGMDTSVAPGDNFYRFVNGTWQEKTEIPADRSSYGMFTALAEEASRRTRALIEESASANAPPGSEVRKLGDLFASFMDEAAIEAKGVSPLAPELGRIAAIANRKELATALGDTLRADVDALNTGRVTTDRLLGLWVSEDLNEPSRYAAYLLQGGLGLPDRDYYLVDNERFTEVRQKYQQHIAAMLRLAGITDPEARARRIVELERDIARVHWSQVDTRDVLKANNPWPREELARRAPGLDWDAYLGAAGLGQQREFIVWQPSAVTGIAKLVGGAPLQTWKDYLTFHAIERAAPFLPKAFVEENFAFNGRVLSGAQQLRERWKRGVDVTGGAMGEAIGKLYVEKYFPPEAKAEADKMVRNIIAAFDRRIDALAWMSPETKKRAKEKLATLQVGIGHPARWRDYSELEIVRGDAYGNAERALRFEYQRNLRKLGQPVDKSEWFMVPQLVNALNSPQQNSIIFPAAILQPPFFDAHADPAVNYGGIGSVIGHEIVHSFDDVGAQFDARGKLENWWTQEDAAKFKAAGQALVAQYNAYRPLPDVPVNGELTLGENIADVAGLAIAHDAYRLSLGGQPAPVLDGFSGEQRFFLGFGQVWRNKYREPTLRRILLTDGHSPGEYRASTVRNQDSWYEAFGATPGQTLYLAPQQRVRIW comes from the coding sequence ATGACCCTCCAGAAACGACGTCTCCCGGGCACCAAGCGCGTGGTGCTCACGACCAGCGCGGCCGCGTGGCTCGCCGCGTGTGCCACGTCCGCGCCGCTGGACAAGACGCCTGCATCTTCGCAGGTGAAGCCCCCCGCCGCGGCAACCCCCCCGGCCCGCTCGCCGAAACCCACCTACGGGAGCTTCGGCGTGGACACCGCCGGGATGGACACCTCCGTCGCGCCCGGTGACAACTTCTACCGCTTCGTCAACGGCACCTGGCAGGAGAAGACGGAGATCCCCGCCGACAGGTCGAGCTACGGCATGTTCACCGCGCTCGCGGAAGAGGCGAGCCGGCGCACGCGTGCGCTGATCGAGGAGTCCGCGAGCGCCAACGCGCCTCCGGGCAGCGAGGTGCGCAAGCTGGGCGACCTGTTCGCGAGCTTCATGGATGAGGCGGCCATCGAGGCGAAGGGCGTGTCACCGCTCGCCCCCGAGCTCGGCCGTATCGCCGCCATCGCCAACCGGAAGGAGCTCGCCACCGCCCTCGGCGACACGCTGCGCGCCGACGTGGATGCGCTCAACACGGGCCGCGTCACCACGGACCGGCTCCTCGGCCTCTGGGTGTCCGAGGACCTGAACGAGCCGTCCCGCTATGCCGCCTATCTGCTGCAGGGGGGCCTGGGCCTGCCGGATCGCGACTACTACCTCGTGGACAACGAGCGCTTCACGGAGGTGCGCCAGAAGTACCAGCAGCACATCGCCGCCATGTTGCGCCTGGCGGGCATCACGGACCCGGAGGCCCGGGCCAGGCGCATCGTCGAGCTCGAGCGGGACATCGCGCGGGTGCACTGGAGCCAGGTGGACACGCGGGACGTGCTCAAGGCCAACAATCCCTGGCCCCGGGAGGAGCTGGCGCGGCGCGCGCCCGGCCTCGATTGGGACGCCTACCTCGGCGCCGCGGGACTCGGGCAGCAGCGCGAGTTCATCGTCTGGCAGCCGAGTGCGGTGACGGGAATCGCGAAGCTCGTCGGCGGCGCGCCCCTGCAGACCTGGAAGGACTACCTGACCTTCCACGCCATCGAGCGCGCCGCGCCCTTCCTGCCCAAGGCCTTCGTCGAGGAGAACTTCGCGTTCAACGGCCGTGTGCTCTCCGGCGCGCAGCAGCTACGCGAGCGTTGGAAGCGGGGCGTCGACGTCACCGGCGGAGCGATGGGCGAGGCCATCGGCAAGCTCTACGTCGAGAAGTATTTCCCGCCGGAGGCCAAGGCGGAGGCCGACAAGATGGTGCGCAACATCATCGCGGCGTTCGACCGGCGCATCGACGCCCTGGCCTGGATGTCCCCGGAGACGAAGAAGCGCGCGAAGGAGAAGCTCGCCACGCTCCAGGTGGGCATCGGCCACCCGGCCCGGTGGCGTGACTACTCGGAGCTGGAGATCGTGCGCGGGGACGCCTACGGCAACGCCGAGCGGGCGTTGCGCTTCGAGTACCAGCGCAACCTGCGCAAGCTCGGCCAGCCCGTGGACAAGTCGGAGTGGTTCATGGTTCCGCAGCTCGTGAACGCGCTGAACTCCCCGCAGCAGAACTCCATCATCTTCCCCGCGGCCATCCTCCAACCGCCCTTCTTCGACGCGCACGCGGATCCGGCGGTGAACTACGGCGGCATCGGCTCCGTCATCGGACACGAAATCGTCCACAGCTTCGACGACGTGGGCGCGCAGTTCGACGCGCGCGGCAAGCTGGAGAACTGGTGGACGCAGGAGGACGCGGCGAAGTTCAAGGCGGCCGGCCAGGCGCTCGTCGCGCAGTACAACGCCTATCGCCCACTGCCCGACGTACCGGTCAACGGCGAGCTGACCCTTGGCGAGAACATCGCCGATGTCGCCGGTCTGGCGATCGCCCATGACGCCTACCGGCTGTCACTGGGTGGGCAGCCGGCTCCGGTGCTCGATGGCTTCTCCGGCGAGCAGCGCTTCTTCCTCGGCTTCGGCCAGGTCTGGCGCAACAAGTACCGCGAGCCAACGCTCCGCCGTATCCTCCTGACGGATGGGCACTCGCCGGGCGAGTACCGCGCCTCGACCGTGCGCAACCAGGACTCCTGGTACGAGGCCTTCGGCGCCACGCCTGGACAGACGCTCTACCTCGCTCCCCAGCAACGCGTGCGCATCTGGTAG
- a CDS encoding glutathione S-transferase N-terminal domain-containing protein has protein sequence MPTALEELARPVLIGRSSSHFTRITRIFAAEMRIDYSFRVVRDLMSSDPEDYGGNPALRIPALQTSRGAWFGALNVCRELWRRSSPRPRVVWPEDLDEPLLANAQELVLQAMATEVSLIMAGLAGTGDGNAHHAKMRKALTNMMSWLEENARPVLAALPPHRDLSFLEVTLFCLVTHLEFRGVLPTASYSELNGFCQQFATRASCSGTAYRFDT, from the coding sequence ATGCCCACCGCGCTCGAGGAACTCGCCAGGCCTGTTCTCATCGGCCGATCGAGCTCACACTTCACGCGCATCACGCGGATCTTCGCCGCGGAGATGCGTATCGACTATTCCTTCAGGGTGGTGCGCGACCTCATGTCTTCCGATCCGGAGGACTACGGCGGCAACCCCGCGCTCCGCATACCGGCCTTGCAGACGTCCCGGGGGGCCTGGTTCGGTGCGCTCAATGTCTGCCGCGAACTCTGGCGGCGGTCGAGCCCCAGGCCGCGCGTGGTCTGGCCAGAGGACCTCGACGAGCCGTTGCTCGCCAATGCGCAGGAACTCGTGCTCCAGGCCATGGCGACGGAGGTGTCGCTGATCATGGCCGGATTGGCTGGCACCGGCGACGGCAATGCCCACCACGCGAAGATGCGCAAGGCGCTGACCAACATGATGTCGTGGCTGGAGGAGAACGCGAGGCCCGTGCTCGCCGCGCTCCCCCCCCATCGGGATCTGAGCTTCCTGGAGGTCACGCTCTTCTGCCTCGTGACCCACCTGGAATTCCGGGGCGTCCTGCCAACGGCTTCCTATTCCGAGCTGAACGGGTTCTGCCAGCAGTTCGCGACGCGGGCTTCCTGCAGCGGGACCGCCTATCGCTTCGATACGTGA
- a CDS encoding MarR family winged helix-turn-helix transcriptional regulator: MRTSLDAIRRIVRMLRMSARASEERLGLSGARLFVLQQLAEAGPCSINQLAERTFTHQSSVSVAVRGLIEAGLASRRPSPVDGRRVEVSLTAEGQKLLRTAPPMAQARLITGLLRLEPDQRAALARGLDALVHELGMEEQTAPLFFEDEAPTKRRQGKRRHEKT; encoded by the coding sequence GTGCGCACGTCGCTGGACGCGATCCGGCGCATCGTGCGGATGCTGCGCATGTCCGCCCGGGCCTCCGAGGAGCGGCTGGGCCTGAGTGGCGCACGGCTCTTCGTGCTCCAACAGCTCGCCGAGGCGGGCCCCTGCTCCATCAACCAGCTCGCCGAGCGGACGTTCACGCACCAGAGTTCGGTCTCGGTGGCGGTGAGAGGGCTCATCGAGGCGGGGCTGGCGTCGCGCCGGCCCTCGCCGGTGGATGGGCGGCGTGTGGAGGTGTCGCTGACGGCCGAGGGCCAGAAGCTGCTGCGCACCGCGCCCCCCATGGCCCAGGCACGGCTCATCACGGGATTGCTCCGGCTGGAGCCGGACCAGCGCGCCGCGCTCGCGCGGGGACTCGACGCGCTCGTGCACGAGCTGGGAATGGAAGAGCAGACCGCACCGCTCTTCTTCGAGGACGAGGCGCCCACGAAGCGCCGACAGGGGAAACGACGCCATGAAAAGACCTGA